The following is a genomic window from Geobacillus subterraneus.
GTAAAATAGGCTGTAAGAGGGTGTCCCAAAAGGATCGGGACACCCTTTCTTATTACCGTATATAGACAATATGTTGTGTTTTGTTAAGGAAAATTACCCTTTTGGGTCAGTCCCCTTTTTATCACCTCGAACCGAGAAGGCCTCCACTTCCGAGTAGGAGCGTGAGTAGGAATGAACCGGCGTCTGTCACTAACGTCTTCCTCTTGCGCCAAAAAACAATGGAAGGGTTTCGATTGCGATCGTTTTTTTGAGGAAGTTCAACGATGGGATGCGCAAGGATGGCTTAGCTGACCGCTTACCGTAGGTTAGGCTGTTGTCAAGAAATCCCCTAATTCTCTACATGAGCGCGGGTGGGGAATGTTCAGTTGAGTCGGTTTCATTTCCAGCTTGTTGAGCGTGTAGTAAAAATTTAGGGGATACTATTCGTTCTGTGACCGCATCCAAAAGGAGCAGAGTGTGATAGAATAAAATAAAAAAGGGTGTGAGTTCGATGGCCATGGACTATTTTCAGGTGAACTTGCCGAAAGAGTTTTTGTCCGCCATTAATGAATTGGAAGGCAACACAGTTGAGGCAAAAATAAAACTTTCATTGGCGATTGGTTTGTTTGTTGGAAAACAGGTGACGCTGGCGAAAGCGGCTGAATTGTCAGGAAAATCCTTAGGAGAATTTATCGATGTATTGCGTTCGAAGGCGATTCCTTGGATGGAGTATACGGAGGAACACATCAAAGATGATTGGGACACGGTGCAAAAATTGAGCAATGAAAATAGGGATCGCAATGAATAGAGTCACGGTCAATTCTACACCGATTATAGGTCTGTCGATCGTTGGGCAATTGACTCTTTTGTCTGAACTATTTGATGAAGTATATGTTCCGGAAGCTGTCTATCAAGAAATTGTTCATAACCGTGCCCCACGCCATTATGGAAAAGGGGAGCTCAAACGATTGGTCAGCGAGGGGGTGTTTAGGCTATATAAAGTGAAAAATTACAATATTGTTAAAAGTTTATATGGAAAATTCCATGCCGGGGAGTTAGAAGTTATTATTGGAGCGAAAGAACTTGGTGCTCAAGTCGTTGTGATGGATGAGCATGCTGCCAGATCCTTGTCGAAACAATTCCTTTTACGACCTATCGGCACAATAGGAATTTTGATTCTTGGAAAGAAGAATGGGAAAATAACGGAAGTAAAGCCGCTGTTAGACACTTTGCTTGAAAATGGATTTTATCTTTCCCGACGTCTTTATCAAGAGGCTTTGTTACTAGCGGAAGAAACGCTGTAGCCCTGCCCGCCATGCTGGGCTTTTTTCTTTTTTAAAACCTGTCAACAACCCCCTTGACAAAGTCGCATTTACTTATCATTGAAGGCCGGTTGTAAGCGTTTTAAGATAAAGGTACAGTCAAACAAAAAGGAGGAACAGCTTCATGACGCATACAACCGGAAACGAAACAGGCTTCCGTGTAAAGATTCAACGGTTTGGCAGTTATTTGAGCGGCATGATTATGCCGAATATCGGAGCGTTTATCGCTTGGGGGCTGATTACGGCGTTATTTATTCCGACCGGCTGGCTGCCGAATGAGACGTTTGCCAAGCTGGTCGGGCCGATGATTACGTACTTGCTGCCGCTATTGATCGGGTATACGGGCGGCAAAATGGTTTACGACGTCCGCGGCGGTGTCGTCGGGGCGACAGCGACGATGGGGGTCATCGTCGGTTCGGAAATTCCGATGTTTTTAGGTGCGATGATCATGGGGCCGCTCGGCGGCTATGTGATCAAAAAAGTGGACGGCCTCTTCCAAGGAAAAGTGAAACAAGGGTTTGAGATGCTTGTCAACAACTTCTCGGCCGGGATTGTCGGCGGCGTGTTGACGCTGCTCGCCTTTAAAGGGGTCGGTCCGGTCGTCACCGCCATCAGCAAAACCTTAGCGGCAGGGGTCGAAAAAATTATCGATTGGCATTTGTTGCCGCTGGCGAACATTTTCATCGAGCCGGGGAAAGTGCTGTTCTTGAACAACGCGATCAACCACGGGATCTTGAGCCCGCTCGGCGTCGAACAAGCAGCGCAAACCGGGAAATCGATTTTATTCCTGTTGGAAACGAACCCTGGACCGGGACTTGGCATTTTGCTGGCGTACTGGCTGTTTGGCAAAGGAATGGCGAAACAATCGGCACCGGGAGCAGTGATTATTCACTTCTTAGGTGGAATTCATGAAATTTACTTCCCATACATTCTTATGCGCCCGATCTTGATTTTAGCGGCGATTGCCGGTGGAGTGAGCGGGGTATTCACGTTTACGATCCTCCATGCCGGGTTGGTGGCCGTACCGTCGCCAGGAAGCATTTTCGCTTTGCTCGCGATGACGCCGAAAGGAAATTACTTTGGCGTGCTCGCTGGTGTGTTTGTCGCCGCAGCAGTATCGTTCCTTGTCGCTTCGGTTTTCTTAAAAGCGGCGAAGCAAAAGGAAGAGGAAGAAGATTTGGCGAAAGCAGCGGAGAAAATGGAGCAGTTGAAAGGGAAAAAGAGCCAGGTCGCTGTCGCGCTGCAATCACAAGAAGAAGTCACGGCGTCTGCGATCGCAGCGGAACAAGCTGTTCCTGTACGGGTGAAAAAAATTGTCTTTGCCTGTGACGCCGGAATGGGGTCGAGTGCGATGGGGGCGTCGATTTTGCGCAATAAAGTGCAAAAAGCCGGCCTTGGCATTGAAGTCACGAACACGGCGATCAACCAGCTGCCGGCCGACGCCGATATTGTCGTCACCCATCAAAATTTAACCGACCGGGCGAAAGCAAAATTGCCGAACGCCTACCACGTATCGGTTGAAAACTTCTTAAACAGCCCGAAATACGATGAGTTGATCGAGCAATTGAAAAAGAACGCGTAAATCGGCATGAGACGCAGGGGAATGGGATTTTCCCTGCGTTTTTTGCTTTGCGATTTCGCGGTTACCTTGACTGCTTGGGACACTTTTATCCGCTCTCATCCGTATGAGTATGCCCGTACGCTGTGAACTTTGTCAAACGACGAAAGAGAAAAATACATGCAAAAATTAAAAGCTGTCAACAATAACAATGACGAAAACGAAACATCTATTCATTG
Proteins encoded in this region:
- a CDS encoding UPF0175 family protein, whose product is MAMDYFQVNLPKEFLSAINELEGNTVEAKIKLSLAIGLFVGKQVTLAKAAELSGKSLGEFIDVLRSKAIPWMEYTEEHIKDDWDTVQKLSNENRDRNE
- a CDS encoding DUF3368 domain-containing protein, whose translation is MNRVTVNSTPIIGLSIVGQLTLLSELFDEVYVPEAVYQEIVHNRAPRHYGKGELKRLVSEGVFRLYKVKNYNIVKSLYGKFHAGELEVIIGAKELGAQVVVMDEHAARSLSKQFLLRPIGTIGILILGKKNGKITEVKPLLDTLLENGFYLSRRLYQEALLLAEETL
- a CDS encoding PTS mannitol transporter subunit IICB; amino-acid sequence: MTHTTGNETGFRVKIQRFGSYLSGMIMPNIGAFIAWGLITALFIPTGWLPNETFAKLVGPMITYLLPLLIGYTGGKMVYDVRGGVVGATATMGVIVGSEIPMFLGAMIMGPLGGYVIKKVDGLFQGKVKQGFEMLVNNFSAGIVGGVLTLLAFKGVGPVVTAISKTLAAGVEKIIDWHLLPLANIFIEPGKVLFLNNAINHGILSPLGVEQAAQTGKSILFLLETNPGPGLGILLAYWLFGKGMAKQSAPGAVIIHFLGGIHEIYFPYILMRPILILAAIAGGVSGVFTFTILHAGLVAVPSPGSIFALLAMTPKGNYFGVLAGVFVAAAVSFLVASVFLKAAKQKEEEEDLAKAAEKMEQLKGKKSQVAVALQSQEEVTASAIAAEQAVPVRVKKIVFACDAGMGSSAMGASILRNKVQKAGLGIEVTNTAINQLPADADIVVTHQNLTDRAKAKLPNAYHVSVENFLNSPKYDELIEQLKKNA